The Argopecten irradians isolate NY chromosome 16, Ai_NY, whole genome shotgun sequence genome window below encodes:
- the LOC138310188 gene encoding uncharacterized protein, protein MATNCINLGRYIAFLSMRLQFSSIRNYLSVVRLLHLEVGLTNPVDNFHISRVLKGARRLLGDSSCQKLPITPIILMQILPQLDIKSPRDICFWAACLVAFFSFFRKSNLFPPSLKDFNPNIHLSRHNVSFSPNGVILHVHWSKTIQFREKSLSVPLPLILSSPLCPTQALLLLFRLCPSKNLKIPVFMFPTPGGCRLLSYDIFLSRLRECLGHLRIDHSKYSGHSFRLVGASFALECGLPHEIIQAQGDWRSDAYKKYIDTSLAYRQHLSTSLGEAIKKKF, encoded by the coding sequence CAACTAATTGTATCAATTTAGGGCGGTACATTGCCTTCCTATCTATGAGGTTACAGTTTTCCTCAATAAGAAATTACCTGTCGGTTGTAAGGCTTTTACATCTTGAGGTCGGGTTAACTAATCCTGTTGACAATTTCCATATAAGTAGAGTACTAAAGGGAGCACGTAGATTGTTGGGGGACTCATCCTGCCAGAAACTTCCGATTACTCCCattattttaatgcaaatcTTACCCCAGCTTGATATTAAGTCCCCTCGTGATATTTGCTTTTGGGCTGCTTGCTTGGTTGCCTTCTTCTCCTTCTTCAGGAAGTCTAACCTTTTCCCCCCCTCCTTGAAGGATTTTAATCCTAACATACATCTAAGTCGTCATAATGTGTCCTTTAGTCCTAATGGAGTGATCCTACATGTGCATTGGTCAAAAACTATTCAGTTTAGAGAGAAGTCACTCTCTGTACCTTTACCATTAATTCTTTCCTCTCCCCTCTGCCCCACCCAAGCCCTCCTTTTGCTGTTCAGGCTGTGTCCCTCAAAAAACTTAAAGATACCGGTCTTTATGTTCCCTACTCCAGGGGGATGTAGGTTGCTTAGCTATGATATTTTCCTCTCTCGTCTTCGAGAGTGCCTTGGACATCTCAGGATAGATCATTCAAAATACTCTGGGCATAGCTTTAGGCTGGTTGGAGCATCCTTTGCACTTGAGTGTGGCTTACCACATGAAATCATTCAAGCGCAAGGGGATTGGCGTAGTGATGCATATAAGAAATACATAGACACGTCTCTCGCATATCGTCAACACCTCAGTACTTCACTTGGGGAAGctataaagaaaaaattctGA